One Acanthochromis polyacanthus isolate Apoly-LR-REF ecotype Palm Island chromosome 6, KAUST_Apoly_ChrSc, whole genome shotgun sequence DNA segment encodes these proteins:
- the ppardb gene encoding LOW QUALITY PROTEIN: peroxisome proliferator-activated receptor delta b (The sequence of the model RefSeq protein was modified relative to this genomic sequence to represent the inferred CDS: inserted 1 base in 1 codon), translated as MEGFQQAAAEQHDRVNGHCEPVSPQDTAESGGSDSCGXTSVSELTDLQEVKARESEDEEDKEVAPASKGLKGDQKKSLKEGQDQEENNHNKQNSSASSSYTDLSHTSSPSLSEQLRLGREDSAASGISVECKVCGDKASGFHYGVHACEGCKGFFRRTVRMKLEYERCERSCKIQKKNRNKCQYCRFQKCLSLGMSHDAIRYGRMPEAERKKLVAGLLAEELNLSKPGGSDLKTLAKQVNTAYLKNLSMTKKRARSILTGKTSSTAPFVIYDVDTLWKAESGLVWSQLVPGAPLTKEIGVHVFYRCQCTTVETVRELTEFAKCIPGFVDLFLNDQVTLLKYGVHEAIFAMLPSLMNKDGLLVANGKGFVTREFLRSLRKPFSEIMEPKFEFAVKFNALELDDSDLALFVAAIILCGDRPGLMNVKQVEQSQDSILQALDLHLQANHSDSVYLFPKLLQKMADLRQLVTENAQLVQKIKKTESETSLHPLLQEIYKDMY; from the exons ATGGAAGGGTTTCAACAAGCTGCCGCTGAGCAGCACGACCGGGTGAACGGCCACTGCGAGCCCGTGTCCCCCCAGGACACAGCCGAGTCTGGAGGCTCGGACAGTTGTG GGACAAGCGTGTCGGAGTTGACAGACCTGCAAGAGGTAAAGGCCAGGGAaagtgaggatgaggaggacaaGGAGGTAGCACCTGCATCTAAAGGCCTGAAAGGGGACCAGAAGAAAAGCCTGAAAGAGGGTCAAGATCAGGAGGAAAACAATCACAACAAGCAGAACAGCAGCGCGTCGTCCAGCTACACAG ACTTGTCCCATACGTCGTCACCTTCGCTGTCGGAGCAGCTGCGTCTCGGTAGAGAAGACAGCGCAGCGTCTGGGATCAGCGTGGAGTGTAAGGTCTGCGGAGACAAGGCCTCAGGCTTCCACTATGGCGTGCATGCCTGTGAAGGTTGTAAG GGCTTTTTTCGGCGGACCGTGCGGATGAAACTGGAATATGAGCGCTGTGAGCGTTCCTGCAAGATTCAGAAGAAGAATCGTAATAAGTGCCAATATTGTCGCTTCCAGAAGTGCCTGTCTTTGGGAATGTCCCACGATG cGATCCGATATGGACGTATGCCTGAGGCGGAGAGGAAGAAGCTGGTGGCAGGGCTGCTTGCAGAGGAGCTGAACCTCAGTAAACCGGGTGGCTCGGACCTGAAGACCTTGGCCAAACAAGTCAACACAGCCTACCTGAAGAACCTCAGTATGACCAAGAAGAGGGCCCGCAGTATCTTGACAGGCAAAACCAGCAGCACCGCA CCCTTTGTGATCTACGATGTAGACACACTCTGGAAAGCAGAGAGTGGTTTGGTATGGAGCCAGTTAGTTCCTGGTGCACCTCTGACCAAGGAGATCGGAGTTCACGTGTTCTACCGCTGCCAGTGCACTACGGTGGAGACTGTGCGAGAGCTCACCGAATTTGCCAAGTGCATTCCAGGGTTTGTGGACCTCTTTCTTAATGACCAG GTGACTTTGCTGAAGTATGGAGTGCACGAGGCTATTTTTGCCATGCTGCCGTCTCTCATGAACAAAGATGGACTCTTGGTGGCCAATGGCAAAGGCTTTGTGACGAGGGAGTTCCTGCGCAGCTTAAGAAAGCCCTTCAGTGAGATCATGGAGCCCAAGTTTGAGTTTGCCGTCAAGTTCAACGCCCTGGAGCTGGATGACAGCGACCTGGCCCTGTTTGTTGCTGCCATTATTCTCTGTGGAG ATCGTCCCGGGTTAATGAACGTGAAGCAGGTGGAGCAGAGTCAGGACAGCATCCTCCAGGCGCTGGACCTCCACCTCCAAGCAAACCACTCTGACTCTGTCTACCTCTTCCCCAAGCTGCTTCAGAAGATGGCCGACCTCCGTCAGCTGGTTACTGAGAACGCTCAGCTTGTCCAAAAGATCAAAAAGACTGAGTCGGAGACCTCCCTCCACCCTCTACTACAGGAGATCTACAAAGACATGTATTAG